TCGCCCCCGCCCCCGCCCCCGCGCAGCGTACCCGCCGTCAGCACCACTGGCGGCGGGACCTCGTCGAGCTGGCCGCCCTCTTCACCGCCGTGGCGGTCGCGGACGCGATCGCGAACACCATCGCGCACGGTCCGGACGGGCCGTACCTGCTGATCGTCTCGGCGGTGGCCCTGGTGGCCACGGCCGCCTTCCACACGTGGTGGGCACGACGGCACAGCCATGCCCCTCCCACACCACCCACCACGACCGCCCCGTCCACCGCAGACGCAGCCACAGTCACGGCCACGGCCACCGGAACAGGGACCGTCCGCGGGACGGAGGAGACCGTCCTGTGGCGGATGCGGACCACCGTGCGCGACGAGCCCGGCAGCCTGGCCGTCCTGTGCGCCGCCCTCGCGGAGCTGCGGGTCGACATCCTCACCCTGCAGACCCACCCCCTGGCCGACGGCACGGTCGACGAGTTCCTGCTGCGCGCCCCCGAGCCCCTGCAGCCGGCCGAACTGACCCGGCGGGTCGCCGCGGCGGGCGGCGCGCACACCTGGGTCGAGCGGGCCGACGCCCACGACCTGGTCGACTCCCCCACCCGGGTCCTCAACCTCGCCACCCGCACCGCCCTGGACGCCGCCGAACTCCCCCTCGCACTGCGGCAGTTGCTGGGCCGTTGCGCCATCCGCTCCCACCCGGCCGTCTCCCCGACCGGCCGCCCCAGCGAGCGCACCGCACCGGTGGAGGGCGCGTTGGAACAGGGCGACACGATCATGCTGCTGCGCGACCCGTACGGCGGCGTGCTCACCGTCGAGCGCCCCTACCTGCCGTTCACGCCGAGCGAGTTCGCCCGCGCCCGCGCCCTCGTCGAGCTGGACGCGCGGCTCGGGCCGCGGGTGCCGCGCAGCCAGGACGTCCTGACGCTGCCCGAGGGCGGCGAGATCACCGTCCGCCGCGCCGACCAGGATGACCTGGAGGCCGCGCGCGCCATGCACGACCGCTGCTCCGAGCGCACCCTCGGGCTGCGGTACCACGGCCCCGTCGCCGACGCCGACCGCTACCTCGGCCACCTCCTCAGCCCGCGCTTCGGGCAGACGCTCGCCGTCCGGTCCGCGTCCGGCCGACTCGTCGCCCTGGGCCATCTGCTGTGGGACGGCGACGAGACCGAGGTCGCCCTGCTCGTCGAGGACGACTGGCAGCGCCGTGGCATCGGCTCCGAGCTCCTGCGCCGCCTGGTGGGCCTCGCCGTGGACGCCGGGTGCGACAGCGTGTACGCGGTCACCCAGTCGTCCAACACGGGCATGGTCGCCGCGATGCGCGCGCTGAACCTGCCGCTCGACTACCAGATCGAGGAAGGCACCCTGGTGATCACCGCCCGGCTGCGCGCCCCGCACGCCGAACGTCACAAGTCGGCCGGGGACCACGACCGGCGCGGCCCGTACGCCGAGGGGGCCGCCGAGCAGGGTCCCGCCGGTCAGAGCGCCCCGCACCGGCCCCGGCCCTGATTCCCGTCCTGCCGGAGAGACGTGATCCGGCCAAAGTCGGCCACCCCGCGAACCGGGCCGTACCTCCGCCCCACCCGGCCGGCGACCCGCCCGCCGCGTCCCTGGACGGCCGGGGCCGCACCCGCCCCGCCGGCTTGGCCTTCGGGCGGCGGGCAGGGTCCGGCCCGGCTCCGGCACAGGTCGCGCCGACCCCCGGCGCGCCCGGTCCCGGTGCCGCGCCGCGGCGGACGCGCCGACGCGCCTCGACCCCCCGGGGGTCCGGCGTGCCGCACCGCGCGACCGGGGTGCGCGACGGTCGCTCGTTTGTCAGCCGACTGTGATCGAACGAGGTGACGCGGGCGGCGGCCGCGTACCAGGATGGGGGCATGCCAGATACCCCCAGCAGCGCTCTTCCGCGACAGGTCGCGGACGCCTTCGTGGACGCCCTCGTCGCCCTCGACCCGGTCACCGGCACGTACCTGGGCGTGCGGGAGTGCTCCGCGCTCCTCCCCGACTTCTCCCCCGCCGGCCAGGAGGAACTGGCCGTCCTGGCCCGCGAGACGCTCACCCGGCTCGACGCGGCGGAGCTCCTGCCGGAGGCCGCAGGAGACGCCGAACGCCGCTGCGGGCGGCTCCTGCGGGAGCGCCTCACCGCCGAACTGGCCGTCCACGAGGCACAGGAGGGCCTGCGCACCGTCAGCAACCTCCGCTCCCCCGCGCACAGCGTGCGGATGGCGTTCACGGTGATGCCGACGGAGACGGACGAGGACTGGGCGGCCGTCGCGGAGCGGCTGCGCGCCGTACCGGCCGCGCTCGACGGGTACCGGGAGTCCCTCGCGCTGGGGCTGGACCGCGGGTTGCCGGGCGGGCCGCGCGCCACGGCCACGTTCGTGGACCAGCTGGGCAAGTGGGCCGGCAGCGCCGAGGGTGCCCGCGGCTGGTTCGAGGAGTTCGCCGCGGCCGGGCCGTCCGCGCTGCGCCGGGAACTGGACGTGGCGGCGCGCGGCGCCACCGCGGCGGTCGCCGGGCTGCGGGACTGGATGCGCGACGTGTACGCCCCCGCCGTGGCGGACGCGCCGGACACGGTGGGCCGCGAGCGGTACGCCCGATGGTCCCGGTACCACAACGGCACCGACTTCGACCTGGACGAGGCGTACGCCTACGGCTGGGACGAGTACCACCGCCTCCTCGGCGAGATGGAGAAGGAGGCCGCCAAGATCCTGCCGGGCGCCGGCCCGTGGGAGGCGCTGGCCCACCTCGACGAGCACGGGACGCACATCGAGGGCGTGGAGGAGACCCGGGTCTGGCTCCAGCGGCTCATGGACGAGGCGATCGACGCCCTCGACGGCACGCACTTCGAACTCGCCGAGCGGGTCCGGCGCGTCGAGTCGCGCATCGCGCCCCCGGGCAGCGCGGCGGCGCCGTACTACACGGGCCCGTCGGAGGACTTCTCCCGACCCGGCCGGACCTGGCTCCCCGTCAACGGCGAGACGCGCTTCCCCGTATACGACCTGGTCTCCACCTGGTACCACGAGGGCGTGCCGGGGCACCACCTCCAGCTGGCGCAGTGGGCGCACGTGGCGGACCGGCTCTCCCGCTACCAGGCGACGGTCGGCATGGTCAGCGCCAACGCGGAGGGCTGGGCGCTGTACGCGGAGCGGCTCATGGACGAGCTGGGCTTCCTCCCCGACCCGGAGCGGCGGCTCGGCTACCTCGACGCGCAGATGATGCGGGCGTGCCGGGTGATCGTCGACATCGGCATGCACCTCGGGCTGGACATCCCCGCGCACTCGCCGTACCGGCCCGGTGAGCGGTGGACGCCGGAGCTCGCGCAGGAGTTCTTCCAGCGGCACAGCAGCCGGTCGCCGGAGTTCGTCGAGAGCGAGATGGTCCGGTACCTGTCGATGCCGGCGCAGGCCATCGGCTACAAGCTGGGCGAGCGGGCCTGGCTGCTGGGCCGGGAGAACGCGCGCCGGGCCCACGGCGCGGCGTTCGACGCGAAGAAGTGGCACATGGCGGCGCTCTCCCAGGGCCCCCTCGGCCTGGACGACCTGGTGGACGAGCTGTCCCGACTCTGACGCCACGCCGACGGGGGCGGGCGGGGGGCCCGCCCACGGACCGGTCACGACCGGCCGCGTGCCGGACGCGCCCCGCCCGGTCCACCGCCCCGCCCGGTCCGCCGCCCACGGCCCGGGCGCGGGCGGGGTCAGCAGCCGCAGGCGTCCGCGCCGGCCGGTGCGGTGAGGGGGTCGGCCTCCCGGTGGCGCCGGCCCTCCCGGGTCTCGTACGGGAACCCCTCGCGGACCCAGTACTCGAAGCCGCCGAGCATCTCCTTGACCCGGAAGCCGCGTTCGGCGAGGGCGAGGGCGGCGCGGGTGGCGCCGTTGCAGCCGGGGCCCCAGCAGTAGGTGACCACCGGGACGGCCCGGTCGAGGAGCCGTTCGGCGTGCTCGGCGACGAGGGCCGTCGGGAGGTGGACGGCGCCGGGGACGTGCCCCTGCTCCCACGCCTCGGTGGAGCGCGAGTCGAGCACGACGAACCCGGGGTCACCGTCGGCGGCGAGGGCGGCGGCGACGTCGGAGACGTCCGTGTGGAAGGCCAGGCTCGCGGCGAAGTGGGCGGCCGCCGCGGCGGGGGCGGCGGGCGGCACGCGCAGCACCGGACTGACGGCCGGGGACGCGGTGGCGGACGGGGCGGCGGGGGACGCGGGGTCCTTGAGGTCCGTGGAGGTGGCCGTGGGGTCCGTGAAGGGGGTCATGGGGCCCGTGGAGGTGGCCGTGGGGTCCGTGGAGGGGGTCATGGCAAGGAATCTACGGTCGACGATCATTACGGTGAAGGGGCGATCCCCGGCCGAGCCCTTGAACCGCCGGGGAATCCCCTGCTATTCCTCGTCCATGACGGAACATTCACCGGACGCCACGGACTGGCGCATACTCCAGGCCCTCCAGGAGCAGGGACGGGCGAGCTTCGCGGAGCTGGCGCGGGCCGTGTCGATGTCGGCGAGCGCCGTGACCGAGCGGGTCCGCCGGATGGAGGAGGCCGGGATCATCGCCGGCTACACGGCGGTCGTGGACCACGAGCGGCTGGGTCTCCCCATCCTGGCCTTCGTCCGGTTGCGCTACCCGCACGGGAACTACAAGCCGTTCCACGACCTGCTGGCGACGACGCCGGAGGTCCTGGAGGCGCATCACGTCACGGGGGACGACTGCTTCGTGCTGAAGGTCGCGGCCCGCTCGATGGCGCACCTGGAGCAGGTGGCCGGCAAGGTCGGCGCCCTCGGCTCGGTGACGACGAGCGTCGTGTACTCGTCACCGCTGCGGCGCCGTCCCGTCAGCCGCTGAGGCCCGTCCCGGCCCGCAGCCTGACCCGGGAGCCGTCGCGGCCCTTGACGACCTCCAGTTGTGCGGGGACGCGGCGGCGCAGGTCGGGGACGTGGCTGACGATGCCGACGCTGCGGTCCCGTTCGCGCAGCGAATCGAGCACGTCCAGCACCTCGTCGAGGGTCTGTTCGTCGAGGCTGCCGAACCCCTCGTCGATGAAGAGGGTGTCGAGGCGGACGCCGCCCGCCTCGTCGGTGACGACGTCGGCGAGGCCGAGCGCGAGGGCCAGCGAAGCGAAGAACGTCTCCCCGCCGGAGAGCGTCGCCGTGTCGCGTTCGCTGCCCGTCCAGGCGTCGACGACGTGCAGTCCCAGGCCGGCGCGCCGGCCACCGGAGCGCGCGTCGGAGTGGACGAGCGTGTAGCGGCCCGACGACATGCGCTGGAGCCGTTCGGTCGCGGCGGCCGCGACCTGTTCGAGCCGGGCGGCGAGGACGTACGACTCCAGACGCATCCGCCGCTCGTTCTCGGCTGACGTGCCGGCGGTCAGCGCGGCGAGCCGGGCCACCCGGTCGTACTCGGTGCGCAGCGGACCCAGTCGGCGCAGCTCCTCCACCACACGGGCGGACAGCCGGTCCAGCTCGGCGCACCGTTCGCGGTGTGCCGCCAGGGTGGTGGCGGCGGTCCGGACGGCGCGCTCGGCGGCGTCGTGGGCGGCGAGGGCGGCGGGCACGTCGGGGGGCGGGCCCTCGGCTGCGGCGCGTGCGCCGTCCTCGGCGAGCCGGTCGGCCACTGCGGCGGCCTCGGCCTGCCAGGCGTCGACGCGGCGCTGGAGGTCGCGCTGCCGGGCGTCGTCGAGGAGGGCGTCCGCGGCGGCGCGCGGGGTGGCGAAGCCGGCCCGGTGGGCGGCGTCGGCGAGCCGCTCGTCCGCCTCCTCGAACCGCCTGGCGGCGGATTCGGCGGCGCGTACGGCGCCGGCGGCCGCGGCGAGGGCGGCGATGCGGCGCTCCAGCGCGGCCTGCCGCCGCGCGACGGTGTCGCGCCCGTCGCCGAGGATCCGGGCGAGCTCCGCCTCCAGGGCGGCCTGCTCCTGGTCGAGCGCTTCACGGCGTGACGCCCTGGCGGCGGCCCGCACCTCCGCCTGCCGGTGCTCGTCGAGGCGCCGCGCGTGCTCCCGCTCGGCCCGTTCGAGGGCTTCCCGGGCGGGGTGGGCGGCGGCGGCCAGCTCGTACGCCTCGGCGTGCCGCCGCTCCAGGTCGGCGACGAGCTCGGCCAGTTCGGCGGCGGTCGGCCCGGCGACGGCGAGGACGGCGACGGCGGACCCGCCCCCGGACCCGGACCCCGAAGCGGCCGCGGAGCCCGAAGCGACCCCGGACCCGGTCCCGGACGCGGCGGGCGCCGACGAGGACGCGGAGTCGGACCCGGTCCCGGACGCGCCGGGCGCCGAGGGTGGTGCGGCTGCGGCCGCTTCGGGTGGCCGGAGTGCTGCGGGTGCCGCGGTCGCCTCGGGGGACGCGGCGGGGCGGGGCACGGTGGCGCGGGCGGCCGGGTCCCCGGGGCCCTGTTCGGCGCCGTCCGGGTCCGCCGCCTCGGCCGCCGCGGCGGCCAGGGCCTCACCGAGGGCGGCCAGTTCGCGTTCGGCGGCGGCGCGGGATTCGGCGGCGCGGGTGTGCGCCTCGTAAGCCGCCGCCTCGGCCGCGCGGTCGACGTGGTCGGCGGTGGGCCGGGCGGGGCGCGGGTGGTCGGCGGAGCCGCAGACGGCGCAGGGAGCGCCGTCCGCGAGGTGCGCGGCGAGTTCCGCGGCGATGCCCCGCAGGCGGCGTTCGCGCAGGTCGAGCCAGGTCTCGTGGGCCGTGTTGGCCCGGTCCCTGGCGGCGGTGAGGCCGGCTTGGACGGCTGCCGCCTCCCGGGCGAGGGCGTCGCGGCGGCGGGCGGCGGCCAGTCGACGGCGGGCCGGTGCGAGCCGCCCGGCGAGGTGCTCGGCGCGGGTGGCGGCCTCGCGGGCGGCGTCGACGCGGTCGGCAAGGGCGCGGCGGGTCGCGTCCCAGTCGGCCAGCCAGGCGGCGGCGTCGTGGAGGGTCTCGTCGTCGGCCCGCGCCTGCCGGTCGAGGTCGGCGCGTTCGCGGGTGAGGAGCGTGACCCGCTCCTCGGCGCGGCGGGCGGCGTCGAGGCCGCCGAGCTCCTGGCGGTGTGCCTGTTCGAGGGCGGTCAGCCGGTCGGCGTCCGCCCCGGCCAGGTCGGCGGGGAGGGCGACCAGGGCCCGCGCGTGCGCGGCGTCGGCCTCGTCGTGGTCGCGCCGGGCGGCGTCGCGCAGGGCGAGCGGTCCGGCGACGCGCTCGGCCCGGCGCGCCTCGTCGAGCCGGGCCCGCCAGGCGTCCCGCTCGGGCCGGCGCGCGTCGAGCTCGGCGGCGCGGCGGCGGGCGTCCTCGTACCGGGCGCGGCGGGCGGCGCGGTCCCGGCAGGCGTCGAGGGCCAGACGGGTGGCGGCCTGCCGGGACTCGGCGGCGGTGAGCGCGAGGTCGGCGGCGTCGAGCGCCTCCCGGGCGCCCGAGCGGGCGACCGCGGCCCAGCCGAGGACGGCCTCGGCGAGTCCGGGCTCCCCGGGCGCGCCGGCCGGCGCGGGCCAGTCGCCCGCGGCGTCCCCCGCGGCCTGCGCCATCCGGTGGGCCAGGGCGAGCAGCCGCTGGTCGCCGTCGCGCACCCGCTGTTCGGCGGCGCGGCGCAGATCGGCGAGGCGCTCCTCGACGGCGGCGAAGCGGCGGGTGTCGAAGAGGCGGCCGAGGAGCTTGCCGCGGGCTTCGGCGTCGGCGCGCAGGAAGCGGGAGAAGTCGCCCTGGGGCAGCAGGACGACCTGGCAGAACTGGTCGCGGCTCATGCCGATGAGCTGGGCGACCTCCTCACCGATCTCCTGGTGCGAGCGGCTGAGGCCGGTCCAGGTGCCGGTCGCGGGGTCGTACTCGCGCAGCCAGGACTGCGCCTTCTCGGTGGTGAAGCCGGTACCGCGCTTCTTGGGGCGGGGCTGGGCGGGCCGGCGGGTGATCTCCAGCCGGCGGCCGGCGACGGTGAGGTCGAGGAGCACCTCGGTGGCGGTGCCGGGCGCGGCGTGGTCGCTGCGCAGCGTGGCGCCGGGGGCCTGCCGGGCGCCGGGCACGGAGCCGTACAGGGCGAAGCAGACGGCGTCGAGGACGGAGGTCTTCCCCGCGCCGGTCGGGCCGTGGAGGAGGAACAGGCCGGCGGCGGAGAGGGCGTCGAAGTCGACTTCCTGCGCGGTGCCGAAGGGGCCGAAGCCGGTGACGCGGAGCCGGTGGAGCCTCATCCGTCCACCTCGCGTTCGCGCACGGACGCGTCGGCGCGGACGTCGGCGAAGGCGCCGTGCAGCGCCGCGCGCTCGTGCGCGTCGGGTGCGGCGCCGCCGCGGACGTGGGCCACGAAGTCCTCCGCGATCTGCTGGTCGGTGCGCCCGCGCAGCCGCAGGGCGTACGAGGGCGGTCCGCCGTCGCCCTCGGTGCGCTCGGGGTCGAAGACGAGGCTGAGCGTGTGGGGGAAGCGTTCGGCGAGCCGCGCCATGGGGTCGGCGGGGCGGGCGGGGTCGGTGAGGGTGGCCTCGACCCACGCGTCCTCGTGCCGGGCGAGCGCCGGGTCGGCGAGGAGGTCGTCGAGCCGTCCGCGGAGGCGGGCGAGGGGGCGCGGTACGGGGCAGTCGATCCGCTCGGCGGTGACGCCGCCGTCGGGGGCGAGGTCGACGAGCCAGGTGGTCTTGCGGTGCCGCCACTCGGAGAAGGAGTACGCGAGGGGCGAGCCGGAGTAGCGGACGCGGTCGGTGAGGGCCTGCGCGCCGTGCAGGTGGCCCAGGGCGACGTAGTCGACGCCGTCGAAGACCTCCGCCGGGACGGCGGCGACGCCGCCGACGGTGATGTCGCGTTCGCTGTCGCTGGCCTCGCCGCCGGCGACGAAGGCGTGGGCGAGGACGACGGAGCGGGTGCCGGCGGGGCGGCCGGCGAGGTCGGCGCGGACGCGGTCCATGGCGGCGGCGAGGACGGCGCGGTGAGTCGTGGCGGCCGCGCCGAGCGGGTCGCGGGCCAGGGCCGGTTCGAGGTAGGGCAGCCCGTAGCAGGCGACGTCGCCGTGGGGCGGGTCGGGCAGCAGGACGGGCGTACCGATGCCGGCGGGGTCGGTGCGCAGGTGGATGCCGGCGCGTCGGATGAGACCGGAGGCGACGCCGAGGCGGCGGGCCGAGTCGTGGTTGCCGGAGATCATCACGGTGGGGACGCCGGCGTCCGCGAGCCGGTGCAGGGCGGTGTCGAAGAGTTCGACGGCGGCGAGCGGCGGTACGGCGCGGTCGTAGACGTCGCCTGCCACGAGGACCGCGTCCACGGCGTGCTCGCGGACCGTGGCGAGCAGGTGGTCGAGGAAGGCGGCCTGGGCGTCGAGGAGGCTGACGCGGTGGAAGGACCGGCCGAGGTGCCAGTCCGAGGTGTGCAGAAGTCTCACGGTGCCGCTCCGCCCCCATCCGTCCCACTCGTCCGCCACCCGGGCCGGTAGGCAAGTCTGCCATCCGCCGGGGGTGGCTCCGGCCGTCGGCCTCCGGACCTCGGCGCCGCCCCGGCCACCGCCTCCGGCCGGGGACGCCGTGGCAGGGCCCCGGGGAACGACCGCGGCGGCGGGACCCGGCCGGGGCCCTGAGTGGCCGAGCGGTGGAGGCGTGGTGCGGCGTGGGCGGTACGGGTCGGGGAGCGGTGGAGGCGTGGGGCGGCGTGGGCGGTACGGGTCGGGGAGCGGTGCAGGCTTGGGGCGGCGTGGGCGGTACGGGTCCGGGAGCGGTGCAGGCGTGGGAGCGGGGGGCCGGTCGGGGTCAGTCCGCGCCGTACGCCTCGCCGCCGAGCTCCAGGACGGCGGTGCCGGCCGTCGCGTCGGCCAGCCAGCCACGGAAGGCGTCGACGTCCGCGTCCGGCAGGCCGACCTCGATGCGGACGGCGTCGGCGTACCGGACGTCGCGGACGGCCCGGCCGGCGGCCCGCAGGTCGTTCTGGAGCTTGCCGGCGCGCTGGTGGTCGACGGTGACCGTGGCGAGCCGGTAGCGGCGGCGCGTGACGGTGCCGAGCTCGTCGAGCGCCTCACCGACGACCCCGCCGTAGGCGCGGATCAGCCCGCCGGCGCCGAGCTTCACACCGCCGTAGTACCGGGTGACGACGGCGACGGCGTACCGGACGTCGCGCCGCAGGAGCATCTGGAGCATCGGCGCGCCGGCGGTGCCGCCGGGCTCGCCGTCGTCACTGGCCCGCTGGACGGCGGCGTCGGCGCCGATGACGTACGCGAAGCAGTTGTGGGTGGCGGTGGGGTGCTCCCGGCGGACGCGGGCGACGAACTCCTGCGCCTCGCGCTCGGTCGCGGCGGGGGCGAGCGCGCAGAGGAAGCGCGACCGGTTGATCTCGGTCTCGTGCACGCCCTCGCGGGCCACCGTGCGGTACTGCTCCTGCATCCCGCCACCCTACGGGGTGGTTCACCGGCCGCTGGGGGTGGCGTCCTCCGCCAGGCGCCGCCACGCCTCGTCCCACTGGACCGGCAGGGCGTCGGTGGTCGTCTCCCAGTAGGTGAAGGCGGAGTCCCGGGTCGTGGAGCGCAGCTCCTTCATGATCGTCCCGTGAGGTTCGGCGCGGGCGTAGGCGTACAGGGCGTCGCGGTCCTGCCAGGCGGAGAGCGTGTAGAAGGTCCGCCGCAGCGGCCGGGCGACGAGCGAGGCCCCGTAGGCGCCGGGGGCGGTGGCGAGCTGGCGCCAGGCGGCGAACGACCGGAGGAGGAAGCGCGGCACGTCCGTCAGGGAGCGCACCTCGAAGCGCGAGGCCATGACGTAGGCCGGGGCGTTCGACGGCGGGGTGGTGGGGGCGGTCCAGGGGATCGTGGGCATGGCGGGACTCCTCGGCCAGCAGCGAACGGATAGCGACACTACCTACAATCAGATAGTTACACTATCCGAGCGTTGAGGGAAGACTTTCCTCCTCCCGGCCCTCCCGTCGCCGCCGGCGCCACCGGAGGTCCGGCACGGCGGACGCCGTCGGGGAATGGCGGGCGGCGCGGCGCGGTTGCCCGCTACGAAGCGGCCCCGGCAGGGGGCCAGGACAGGTGGGAGAACGCACGTGTACGGCGACACGGAGACCATCCGCAGGATCCTCACCGAGACCGGCGACACCTGGGCCGTCGTCGGCCTGTCCGGCAACCGGTCCCGCGCGGCGTACGGCGTGGCCGCCGTGCTCCAGCGCTTCGGCAAGCGGATCGTGCCGGTGCATCCCAAGGCCGAGGCCGTGCACGGCGAGAAGGGGTACGCGACCCTGGCCGACATCCCCTTCCCGGTGGACGTCGTGGACGTCTTCGTCCACAGCGCCCTGGCCGGGGCCATCGCGGACGAGGCGGTGGCGAAGGGGGCCCGGGCGGTCTGGTTCCAGCTCGGCGTCGTGGACGAGGAGGCGTGGGAACGCACGCGCGCCGCCGGCCTGGACATGGTGATGGACCGCTGCCCCGCGATCGAGATCCCCGCGCTCGGCCTGGTCTGACCTCCGCCGCCGCATCCCCGGCCTCCGGCCGGGGCACACCCCGGCGCGGACCCAGTCCGGGGCCGGCCCGACCCGGCGCGGTCCCGACCGGGGGCGGGGCCCGACCCCGCACGGTCCCACCGAGCCGCGCACACCCCGGCACGGGCCCAACCCGGCACGCGAACCCGCGGGCCCACCCCTGCCGCGCCCCCGTCAGGCCCTGCCGTGCTCCCGGCGGGTGCGCCGCGTCACGCTGTCCAGGACCACCGCCGCCAGCAGCACGCAGCCGGTCACCATGAACTGGACGGCCGCCTGGATGCCCAGCAGGGACATCCCGGAGGCGATCGACTGGATGACGAGCATGCCGAGCAGGGCGGACCAGGTCGTGCCGCGCCCCCCGAAGAGGCTCGTGCCGCCGATGACGGCCGCGGCGATGGCGTTCATCAGCAGCAGCCCCGACCCTGACGTCTGGCTGACCGAGGTGATGCGCGACGCGAGGAACAGCCCGCCGACCGCGGCCATCGTCCCCGACAGCACGAAGACCGACACCCGCACGCGCACCACGTCGATGCCGGCACGGCGGGCCGGCTCGATCCCGCCGCCGAGCGCGTAGACGCTCCGCCCGTACCGGGTGCGGCGCAGGACGAGGTCGAGGCCCCCGACGACGGCCAGGAAGGCGAGCAGCGCCAGCGGCAGCCCCTGGAAGCGGTTGAGGACGTGCGCGGCGGCGAACGCCACGAGCGCGACCGCGCCGGTCCGTACGGCGACCTCCGTGAGCCGCCGGTGCGGCAGGCCCGCGGCCCGGCGCCGGCGGCGGTCCCCGTAGTGGACGAGGAAGCAGACGAGGGTGCCGAACGCCGCCAGCGAGTAGGCCGCGGCCACGTCGTGGAAGTAGAAGCCGGTCAGCTCGGCGACGAGTCCTCCCTCGTCGAGGTTGACCGTGCCCCTGGTGCCGAGGACGTACAGCATCAGGCCGTTCCAGCCGAGCAGCCCCGCGAGGGTGACCACGAACGCCGGCGCGCCCGCCCGGGCGACGAACGAACCGTGGACCGAGCCGGCCAGGGCCCCGCCGGCCACGGCGACCAGGACGGCGAGCCACTCCGGCACGCCGCGCTCCACGTTGAGCACGGCGAACACGGCGGCGGCCAGTCCGCTGACGGAGCCGACGGACAGGTCGATCTCGCCGATCAGCAGGACGAAGACCACCCCGACGGCGATCATCCCGGTGCCGACGATGTCGACGCTGAGGTTGGACAGGTTCCGCGGGGACAGGAAGTTGGAGTTGAGGATCTGGAAGACCGTCCAGATCACGACGACGCCGGCGACGACCGGAAGCGCCCCGAGCTCGCCGCCGCTCAGCCGCCGGGCGAGGGCGCCGCCGCCGCTCCTGAGGACCCGCCGGAGCGCGTTCACCGCTCCCCCCGGCGCGCGTGGGGCGGACGGCGGCCCGCGCCGTGGAGGGTGGTGACACCGGTGACGGCCGAGATGATCTGCTCCTGCGCGGTGGTGCCCACGTCGAAGAACCCGTTGTTCCGGCCGAGGTGCAGTACGGCGACGCGGTCGGCGACGGCCTTGATGTCACCCAGGTTCTGGCTGATCAGCAGCACGCCCGTGCCCCGGTCGCGCAGCGACTCGACGAGGTCGAGGAAGCGGCTGGTCTGCTGGACGCCGAGGGCCGCGGTCGGCTCGTCGAGGAGGAGCAGCCGCGGTTCGCCGACGAGCGCGCGGGAGATCGCGACGGTCTGCCGTTCGCCGCCGGAGAGGGCGGCCACGGGCGCCCTCAGGTCCGGTTCGTGGATGGCGAGCGACCCCAGCAGGTCCCGGGTGCGCCGCTCCATCCCGACCTCGTCGAGGAGACCGACCCGGCACGGCTCGCGGCCGAGGAACAGGTTGGCGACCACGTC
This portion of the Streptomyces changanensis genome encodes:
- a CDS encoding YigZ family protein, which encodes MQEQYRTVAREGVHETEINRSRFLCALAPAATEREAQEFVARVRREHPTATHNCFAYVIGADAAVQRASDDGEPGGTAGAPMLQMLLRRDVRYAVAVVTRYYGGVKLGAGGLIRAYGGVVGEALDELGTVTRRRYRLATVTVDHQRAGKLQNDLRAAGRAVRDVRYADAVRIEVGLPDADVDAFRGWLADATAGTAVLELGGEAYGAD
- a CDS encoding sugar ABC transporter permease, producing MNALRRVLRSGGGALARRLSGGELGALPVVAGVVVIWTVFQILNSNFLSPRNLSNLSVDIVGTGMIAVGVVFVLLIGEIDLSVGSVSGLAAAVFAVLNVERGVPEWLAVLVAVAGGALAGSVHGSFVARAGAPAFVVTLAGLLGWNGLMLYVLGTRGTVNLDEGGLVAELTGFYFHDVAAAYSLAAFGTLVCFLVHYGDRRRRRAAGLPHRRLTEVAVRTGAVALVAFAAAHVLNRFQGLPLALLAFLAVVGGLDLVLRRTRYGRSVYALGGGIEPARRAGIDVVRVRVSVFVLSGTMAAVGGLFLASRITSVSQTSGSGLLLMNAIAAAVIGGTSLFGGRGTTWSALLGMLVIQSIASGMSLLGIQAAVQFMVTGCVLLAAVVLDSVTRRTRREHGRA
- a CDS encoding exonuclease SbcCD subunit D, which produces MRLLHTSDWHLGRSFHRVSLLDAQAAFLDHLLATVREHAVDAVLVAGDVYDRAVPPLAAVELFDTALHRLADAGVPTVMISGNHDSARRLGVASGLIRRAGIHLRTDPAGIGTPVLLPDPPHGDVACYGLPYLEPALARDPLGAAATTHRAVLAAAMDRVRADLAGRPAGTRSVVLAHAFVAGGEASDSERDITVGGVAAVPAEVFDGVDYVALGHLHGAQALTDRVRYSGSPLAYSFSEWRHRKTTWLVDLAPDGGVTAERIDCPVPRPLARLRGRLDDLLADPALARHEDAWVEATLTDPARPADPMARLAERFPHTLSLVFDPERTEGDGGPPSYALRLRGRTDQQIAEDFVAHVRGGAAPDAHERAALHGAFADVRADASVREREVDG
- a CDS encoding CoA-binding protein; protein product: MYGDTETIRRILTETGDTWAVVGLSGNRSRAAYGVAAVLQRFGKRIVPVHPKAEAVHGEKGYATLADIPFPVDVVDVFVHSALAGAIADEAVAKGARAVWFQLGVVDEEAWERTRAAGLDMVMDRCPAIEIPALGLV
- a CDS encoding ATP-binding cassette domain-containing protein, with protein sequence MSVPPLLSLRGICKRFGAVQALDDVELEVRAGEVVALMGDNGAGKSTLVKVIAGVGPADAGTVEWEGRPVRMKRPDDAHALGIATVYQDLALCDNLDVVANLFLGREPCRVGLLDEVGMERRTRDLLGSLAIHEPDLRAPVAALSGGERQTVAISRALVGEPRLLLLDEPTAALGVQQTSRFLDLVESLRDRGTGVLLISQNLGDIKAVADRVAVLHLGRNNGFFDVGTTAQEQIISAVTGVTTLHGAGRRPPHARRGER